One window of the Halobacillus litoralis genome contains the following:
- a CDS encoding ketopantoate reductase family protein produces the protein MKIVVLGAGALGAYFGSRWEEAGHEVINLVREGRAKQIEKNGLTLHSEMGDYKVSEPKIAQSPEEIDNPDLVFLAVKGYHLPGTLEWLKTLVKKGAKVYPVLNGMEHINILQQELGEEAVLGGLSYIIATLDDVGHVLHTSSFHDLVFGPLHPSQQAICEELALACNQANLNGTLSPNILEDMWKKYMFITAFSGITTAVNQTIGEVRSYPQTFRIAERMLEEMKDLANAHKIDLTDEHVQNAFEKLRGLDDGMTSSMHQDRTKGMPLEVEHLHGGALRLGSEVDLSMPYIETIFGIIKPFEAYEH, from the coding sequence ATGAAAATCGTAGTATTAGGAGCAGGGGCATTAGGGGCTTATTTTGGGTCCCGCTGGGAAGAAGCCGGCCATGAAGTCATTAACCTGGTCCGTGAAGGACGAGCGAAGCAAATCGAAAAGAACGGTCTAACCCTACATAGTGAGATGGGCGACTACAAAGTGTCTGAACCTAAAATAGCCCAAAGTCCTGAGGAAATTGACAATCCTGATCTCGTTTTCCTTGCTGTTAAAGGCTACCATCTTCCCGGAACACTGGAATGGCTTAAGACACTAGTCAAGAAAGGGGCAAAAGTTTACCCTGTATTGAACGGAATGGAGCACATCAATATCTTGCAACAAGAGCTTGGTGAAGAAGCTGTGCTCGGCGGTCTTTCCTATATTATTGCTACATTGGATGATGTAGGACATGTCCTCCATACAAGTTCTTTCCACGACCTTGTTTTCGGCCCTCTCCACCCTTCCCAACAAGCGATTTGCGAAGAACTCGCACTTGCTTGTAATCAAGCGAACCTAAATGGAACGCTCAGCCCGAACATTTTAGAAGATATGTGGAAAAAGTACATGTTCATCACAGCCTTTTCCGGAATTACGACAGCTGTTAATCAAACGATCGGTGAAGTCAGGAGTTATCCGCAAACATTCCGAATTGCAGAACGTATGCTTGAAGAGATGAAGGACTTAGCAAACGCTCATAAAATTGATCTGACAGATGAACACGTACAAAATGCCTTCGAAAAACTCCGTGGATTAGATGATGGGATGACGTCTTCCATGCATCAGGATCGTACCAAGGGGATGCCTCTTGAAGTCGAGCACCTTCATGGAGGAGCATTGAGACTAGGCAGTGAAGTAGACCTCTCTATGCCGTACATCGAAACAATATTCGGGATTATCAAACCTTTTGAAGCTTACGAACATTAA
- a CDS encoding DUF1428 family protein: MYTIICIFRVNQRNLEEFIKVTSKSGEVLMSHGAVDHNILYSKELTGKQGSMGILNLIEMEESEELLLGQSVFNDESHYYKVMKSVGSDDIIHYLDGSIKELVEMNRVVTSSFTTERTPQPS; the protein is encoded by the coding sequence GAATTTAGAAGAATTCATAAAAGTGACATCAAAATCCGGCGAGGTTTTGATGTCACATGGCGCTGTAGATCATAACATTCTCTATTCGAAAGAGCTGACTGGAAAACAGGGGTCCATGGGCATCTTGAATTTGATTGAAATGGAAGAAAGTGAAGAGTTATTACTTGGTCAATCTGTCTTCAATGATGAATCCCACTATTACAAAGTTATGAAGTCTGTAGGTTCCGATGATATCATCCATTACTTAGATGGGAGTATCAAAGAGCTGGTAGAAATGAATCGCGTTGTTACTTCAAGCTTTACTACCGAACGTACGCCACAGCCGAGTTGA